The following DNA comes from Tunturibacter psychrotolerans.
ACCTGAAGATTGCTATTCGCCACTTGTCGAAGTCCCCAGGATTCTCCGCAACCGCCATCCTGATGTTGGCTCTCGCCATCGGTGCAACCACCGCCATCTTCTCGCTCGTTGAAGGCGTACTCCTCCGCCCCCTCCCCTTCCCTGACCCCAGCCGCCTCGTAGTCCTCTCCGACATCCTCAAAGGCCTGGACACCGGCGGCGGTAACAATGAAGCCGGTGTCACCGCGCCCGACATCCGCAACTACAGCCGTGATACTCACAGCTTTACCAGCCTGGGCGGCTACCACACCACCAGCTATGAGTTGTCTGGCGTGGGCGAGCCCGCCAATGTCAACGCTGCTCGCATGAGCAGTGGCGTATTTCCTGCCCTCGCCGTCCAGCCGCTCATGGGCCGCTTTTTTACGAAGGAGGAAGATGATCAGCATCAGCAGGTCATGGTCCTAAGTTACTCAACATGGCAGACCCGGTTTCAAGGCGACCCCAACGTCCTCGGTCGCAAGGTTCTACTCAATCGCAAGCCCTACCTCATCATCGGCGTCATGCCACGCAACTTCGAGTTCCCCCTGGTCCCCGGCCATCTCAACCGCAGTGAGTTCTGGGTTCCCATCAGCTTCGAACCGCAGGAACTCGGTACCGGCTCGGCCTCGTGGAACTTTGAGATGGTAGGCCGCCTTAAGCCGGGTGTCACCATCCCTCAGGCCATAGAAGATGCCAACGTAGTAGCCAAAGAGACTGTCCGGAACTATCCCGCCTTCATGGCCGGGTTCAGCATCACCTCCACCGTTCGGCCGCTCGACGAAGAAACCGTCGAAGAAGCGCGGCCTCTCATTCGCACTCTCTTCCTCGCTGTTGCTGTCGTTCTTCTGATAGCGTGCGCGAACCTTGCCGGCCTTCTTCTGGTCCGCTCCATCCGGCGCCGTCGCGAGATTGCCGTCCGTCTCGCACTGGGCGCCAGTTCATCTACCCTGCTCTGGCAGGCGATTCTGGAAAGCCTCGTCCTCAGCGTTTCCGGAGGAGTTCTAGGCCTCATTCTTGCCGCCATTGCGCTTCGCGTGGGCATCCAGGCACTTCCTGAGACGTTGCCACGCATTAGTGAGATTGGCCTCGACTGGCCTGTCGTCGCCTTCGCTCTCGTCCTGGCAATCGTCACCGGCATTGTCTGCGGCCTCGCCCCCGCCTTCGCGGCCATCCGCACCAGCGTCAACGACACTCTCAAAGAAGGTGGCCGAACCGGCACCTCAGGTGGAGGCCACGCAAGACTTCGCTCGGTACTGGTGATCTCCGAGATCGCCGTCGCGCTCGTTCTTCTCGCCGCCTCCGGCCTTCTGCTGCGCAGCTTCGAGAAAATGCGTCAGGTCGATCTTGGCTTTCAACCAGACCACACACTAGTCGCCAGCTACAGTCTTCCCAAAAAACAATATGGAAACCAGACCGCCGTTAACGAGTTTAGCCATGAGCTCATCGCGCGCCTGCAAGCTCTTCCGGGCGTCAAAAGTGTTGGTTTGACCACCTTCCTTCCCGCAAGCGGTCAGAATTCTAGTAGCGCCTTCGTCGCAGAAGGCCACGTTCTGCCCCCAGCCGCAGGAGGGCTCGATCTGGGAACATCCATATCCGTTCAGGGCGACTACTTCCGCGCAGTTGGGATTCCACTGCTCAAGGGGAGGCTCTTTACCCCCGATGACAATGCAAACCAGCCACCTGTCGTCATCGTCAATCAAATGCTCGCGCAGGAGTCCTGGCCCGATCAAAATCCCATCGGCAAGAGATTCCGCATCGGCTCTGAGACGATGACCACGCCGTGGGCAACTGTAGTCGGAGTAGTCTCGGATGTAAAAGAGAACTCACCCGATCTCCCGCTGAAACAGCAGTACTACAAACCTGTCGAACAAGAGGAAGCAATGGCGGGATCGCTTGGCTCCCCGGACGACATCAACGGCAACGGCGGATACATCGCAGTGCGAACGTCGATGGCTCCCGAACAGATGGAGAATCTCTTGCGCTCCACCGTGCACTCTATCGATCCGCAGCTTCCTCTCACGCAGGTCCAGAGCATGGAGCACGCCCTCTCAGACACGGAAGCTCCACGCCGTTTCAACACGGCACTGATCTCCTCCTTCGCCATTATTGCGGTGTTGTTGGCAGTCCTGGGCATCTACAGCGTCATCGCGTTTTCCGTTGCGCTACGCGTGCAGGAGATGGCAATTCGAATGGCTCTCGGATCTCAACGTGCGGGAATTGTTCGCTTGGTAGTTCTATCAGGTGCCAAACTCGCAATCATCGGTTGCGCGATTGGTCTGGTAGGAGCCTTCGCCGCCTCCCGCATTATTAAGACCTTCCTCTTCGGCGTCAGCGCATTCGACCCCATCGTGCTTACTCTTGCGACACTCTCGCTCCTGCTACTGGCGCTAGCCGCATCTCTGCTTCCGGCGCGTCGCGCAGCCTCCGTCGACCTCACCCAAGCACTACGATCCGAGTAACGAAGGAGTTTCCTGAGGGTTCCAGAACGATAAAGTACGGAACCCTCACGTAGCCAGACTGGCGCAGTTACTGCTTCGCCACGCCCGTGGAACTCGATCCAGCTGGAGCAGGCATATAGACAATCACCTCACCGGGCCGGGTGTAATGCAGTTCCTCGCGCGCTTGATGCTCAATCGCATTGGGATCGCTCTGCAGCCGCTCCACATGCCCCTTCAACAGATCATTCTCCCGCTGCAGGCTGCGCAGCTGGCTGTCCAGACTCTGTGCATCGTTCCGTTTCTGTTGGTAGACCGTCAGTCCGTTTTGCCCAAAGATAACGTGATACCCCATCGCCACCGCAAGCACCGCTGCCGCGCCGGTAGCGACCTTCCGCCACCCCAGCCGGCCTCGCTCATACAGACGCACGATCGTGCTCGACCGCTTCGGTACCGCGCCTGTTGTATTCAAACGAGTCATCCCAATTTCAGTACAGACTTCGCTCTCACCACCGTCAAGTGGAAATCCCCAATTCCCACAGGCACGTACCTACTTCATACCGCCTTCGGATACAAAGCTGTAAAAAAATCGATCTCCACACCATCCGAATCCACGCTGATGACCGAATAACCTGCACGAACTCAGCCGCCTTGTTATCCTTCTTGTGTGGAACGTGCAATCTGACGCTCATCCTCAACACCTCCACCGAAGCTCAAAAACACGAAAGCAATCACAGCGCGAAAGGATCTCCCGCATGCAATCCGCCACCTCCTCTCAACTCGGTCTCACACACCGCACCGGATCGCTTCAGGAATCTCTCTCCGGCAAAGTCGTCCTTACCGTCGCAGCGAGTGCCTTCGTAGCCATCTGCGCGCACATCTCTTTACCGCTTCCCTTCACACCCGTGCCCCTCACCCTGCAGAACTTCGCCGTCATCCTGATCGGCATGTTGCTCGGTCCCGTAGCCGGCTTTTCCGCGATGGTTCTATATCTGGCCGAAGGCGCGATGGGCCTCCCTGTCTTCACTCCACACAGCATCGGCGGCATCGCTCACCTGCTCGGTCCCAACGCAGGCTACCTCTTCTCCTATCCTCTGGCTGCGGCAACCGCCGGGTGGGCTGTCCGCGCCATGCAGCGCATCACCACTCCCTTCCGTGCCGGCCTCGCAGCCGCATCCCTCGCCAGCGCGCCCATCTTCATCCTCGGAGCAGGCTGGCTCGCACATCTCCTCCACACCAGCGCCGCCGCCACATGGACCATGGCTATCGCCCCGTTCCTCCCCGGCGAGATCGTCAAGATCACCGCGGCCGCTGGCATCTTCAGCTCAATCAAACGCTGGCGCAAGTCCTAACGCGACCACCCAGCCGCAAGCAACCAAACTTAGCGCAGAGCCACTCCCCACTGCGCATCACACACGCATCACGAACACCGAAGGAAGCATCATGATCACCGCAAGCACCGCAATCCAGGAAATCAGCATCGCCCACAGCCCCGACTCCGACGACGCCTTCATGTTCTATGGCCTTGCCACCAACAAGGTCCGAGTCCCCGGCTACAAGTTCACCCACACCCTCACCGACATCGAGACCCTCAATCACCGCGCCATCAACGAGGCCTTCTACGACGTCACCGCCATCTCCTTTCACGCCTACCCGTATTTGCAGGACAAATACACACTCATGTCCTGCGGCGGCAGCGTCGGCGAAGGCTACGGCCCAATGATCGTCGCACCCCGCAAGCTCTCTCTCGATGAAGTCAAGAAGACGCGCATCGCGGTCCCCGGCACCCTCACTACCGCTTATCTCACCCTAAAGCTCTTCGCCCCCGAGATCGAAACCGTCACCGTCCCCTTCGACAAGATCATCCCCTCCGTCGTCGCGGGCGAGTTCGACGCCGGCCTCATCATCCACGAAGGCCAACTCACCTACGCCAACGATGGCCTCATTAAGCTCCTCGACCTCGGCCAGTGGTGGCGCGAACAGACCGGTCTCCCCCTCCCCCTCGGAGGCAACGCCATTCGTCGCTCCCTTGGCGCCGAAACTCTCCTCACCACCACCAACGCCCTGCGCGACAGCATCCAGCACGCACTCGACAACCGCGAAGAGGCACTTGCCTACGCCATGCAGTTCGCGCGCGACCTCGACCCCACGCTCGCCAACCGCTTCGTCGGTATGTACGTCAACGAGCGCACCCTCAACTACGGCGAAGACGGCAAAGACGCCATTCGCAAACTCCTCGCCATGGGCTACGATCGCGGCATCATCCCCCACCGCGCCAACGTGGACTTCATCGGCTAACCCGGCCGGTTCATAGGCACTCCAGCATCAGCGTATTACTCAAATACTTTCATCCAACTCACAGCTTGCAGGCCTGTTTTACGCTGCAAGCTGTGTTATCTTTAACAAGTCGGCTGATTGAGTCCTGCCTGCAACACCCCATACAAAGACTCTCACCGATCTCCTTCTCCAGGAGAAAAAACCAAATGGACGCGTAGCTCAGTTGGTAGAGCATTCGACTCTTAATCGACTGGTCGTAGGTTCGATCCCTACCGCGTCCACCACCTTCAAATCAATAACTTATGAAGCACGGGCTCAACATAAGCCGTAGATATTATGGTGAAAATTGGGGTACCCGAACAGCTTTGCTGCAGGCTGTCTCAAGCTCTCTATTTGGCTTGGGCGAACATATTTCGGGTAGTGAGCTTTCAGGATAGGTGATAGCCAGGCCCTTCACATCAGACTTTAAGCGGCGGCGAGTCGCAAAACATGTCTGAAAAGATCCGATGTGACGACAGAAGCGGTAACGCCCGGGACGTTTTCTTCCGCGAGGTCTGCCAAGGTGTGGCCCGGCGGCATTTCAAGAAAGAGGTTACAGCCCAATTCCTCCGCGACTATCGTCGCATCATGCCAGCGAACTCCGTGGGCGATGTTGTCCGCCAAATCCTTTGCTACTGCCGACGCGGAGCGCACAGCTCGTGCATTCACGTTCGCAATATAGGGAAACTTTGGCGCCTTTAGCTGCATAGAATTTAACTGAAGCCGAAGTGAGTCGGCAACGGATGAAAGTAGAGGACAATGGGACGGCACTGAAACGTGTAGGAGCTCAGCCTTCCTGGCACCGTGCCGGCGGCCCTCTTCTAAAACCTTCTGCATCCCTTCTATGGAGCCTGCAATTACGATCTGCCTCGGTGCGTTGATATTTCCTACGAATACCGGAGACGCGGCCGTGTGTACAGAATCGACAATCGCCGTAACCTGTCGCTCATTAAGACCGACGACGGCAGCCAATCCGTATCCGACTGGATATAGCTTTTCCATTTTCTCTGCGCGGGAACGAACCAGAATTACCGCATCTTTTAATGAGATCGCCTCGGCGACGACTGCTGCTGCAAAAGCGCCCACAGATAAACCCGCAACCGCACAACAGGTAACACCACCTCTCTGTAAAGCTCTACCTGTGGCAACTCCAGAAGCGAGAAGAGCCAACTGAACCGATACCGTCGAATTCAGTGCCTCAGGCGAATCCAACAGACGAACATCGGACCTCAATACGTCGCTGATCTCATCGAGTGTCAATTGGACGGCAGGATCATCAACGAGTTCATGAAGCATTCCAGGTCTCTGTGCTCCTTGTCCCGGAAACAAAAATGCAGTATTCACGTTAGCTATCCTCTCCATTCGACAGATTCCAAGGATTGGAGCCGAGAATGCGGCCGTCACTCGTGCGAAGCAGAATCTTGCGAGGCGAGGTTGTCGCGAATTCCTCCAAAGAAAAACCACAGAACGGCGTTTCTACCAATGCATCGACCTTTCCCGGAGCACTACTGATCATGCGCCACAAATCCTGTGCTTCTGTAATCTCGAGTTTTCCAGGCGCGAAAAGTATGAAGTCTAAATCACTGTCAGCGCGGACAGCCGGTATCCCTGAGGCCAGTTCATAACCCACGCTCCCGCCCGGACCCCAGTTCATATCTAATCCTACGAGGTGGCTTTCGAGATGAGACAGGGTTCGGAACGCCTGTAGTACCCGGCGTGAATCCTCTGCGAGCATCAGCCGCAACTGATCTGGCGGCCGAATCTCTAACACTTCACTCAAACTTGTGAATCCTGCGCAGCGTTCGTGCCTCTGCGCTCCGCGCACTCCCACGGGGATCAATCCATCTGAGATGCGGCCTCTCCGCACAACCACCCAAGGGCGCTGCTTCGGATTGAGATATCGGCATGCTGGCTCCCCTTCAGCGGACTTGATCGTCGAATTCGTTCCTAGGAGAATGAGATCGTGAACATGCAGCGCGCAGACCATGGATCGCCTCATAGATACTTCGTTAGTACGAGCATCCAGCCAGCCAAAGAAAATGCTCCTACGCAATACGAAGCAATCAGCCCCGAGCTAGCGGTTTCAGGAGTTGCATTAAAGCTCTTTCCAAAAACAAGACCGAAGAACCCACCCGGTATAGCGCTGATAAGCGTGATGTCACGGACTTCAGCATGACTCATATGAAAGAGCTCAGTAATTCCAAGAGCAAACAAGGGTTGAATTAGGACAATTGCAGCGGTTGCCCAGGCGACTTTCCGATCAAAGCGAAACGTCTGGGAGGAGACAACAACCCCGGTAAGAATCAAAGCTGATCCTGATGCTGCGCTCCCAAGAATCGTTAATGACCCATCAACATAGGACGGTAAATGTAAGCCGAAATAAACACTCCCCAAAGCCAACACAGGAGCCCACACCACAGGACGAGTGAATGCCCGAAGAAATTTGATCGCAACCGCTTGAATAGAGACGCCCTTTCCATCGGACGTTTTGTCGGACTCGAGCAGCGCAACGGTTAAAGGGGAGATCGTGATCGCTCCGACTGCGATTGATAGAGCAGCTGTGACTCTTGAACTGGGGCCATACGCATTGGTCAGCAACGGCAAAGCTACGGCCGCGGAATTCGGAAAGCCCACTGTCAGTGCAAGAACAGAAGCATCGGAGATGGACATTTTGAGACTTTTTCTTGCCCAGATATAACTGGCAGCATACAAAGCCACAAATACCACAGCGATCATCACGGCGGATTCCGATTGTTCTCGTAGCACACGCCAGGATGTGCTGCTGATCGTGGAAAACATCGCACATGGGATGGCGAAGTCCATCACTAGCACGATTAGATTTCGAACATTCAGGTTGTCCATGACTCCGCGCCGGCCGGCTATATATCCCAAAAGCAGGCCCACGAAGATAGGGAGCAACGCATTAAGAAGAATCGAAGTCATTTCAGCCTCTTACTCGTTGAACCACTGCGCTTCAAGGGCAGCTCGCACCGCAAGGGTACCTCTCCGCGTTGTTTTTGCGGCGTCTGACTCCCACCTGTTACTCAGATCAAGCTTGCCATTACGTGCATCGGCAATCGCTTCAGTGATTGCTTTTCTCACTTCGGCAACCTCACTCGAAGTCGGGTGTTGTGGGTCGTCGGCGTGCAACAGCTTGCACAGGAGGCCGAGTTTGGCATAGTCCCGGACGTCATACGACATAGGAGCGATCTCGTGTCCCAGCTTTTCGAGTTCCGCAACGGATCTTCTCGTAATCCTGGCTGCCGCCTCCTTATGCATTGCATGGATCACAATCCCAGCATCGTCAAATGCCAAAATGCGATTGGCTTGGTAGCCATGAGTGAGAAATCCGCCGCTAAAAGCTTGGCCGGCTACCAACGAAATAACGGGATGTCCCGCCACCCTTGCCGATGCGTATGCATCTGCCGATGTAGCCGCCGCGAAGAAGATACCGGCCGTTTCCTCCCGGCGCCCGTAGGCCTGGCTCTTGACGTCAATGATTGCGATGATGGGACGCTTCGCTTCACGAGGTTTATCGCGATCTTCCGCGATAATCGCTCGAACGTGGGTTGCGAGAGTGAATGCTTCTTCGAGTCCAACCTGCCCGTCGCGGACACAAGGAAAGCGGCTGTTCTTGTCAGGTACAACGCAGAGGAAGAGGGATGACTCATTTTCAACAGCCGCGGTTGTGGCCAGTACGGAGTTCGGATCACCGCTATTCGGTGTGTCGCTTCCGGTCAGGGCTTTGAACCATGCTCTGCCGCGCAATCCAACTTGTTCATTCATCGCACACCTCCTTTTGTGTTAGCCCACTGTTGCCGTAATGTTGCCGGATCTATCTGGTGGGACGTATTAATCGCCGCTATACGAGCGCGATAGAGTTCCACCTGCTCGGTCCGGTGCTTTTCCGGTACGCCTTTGTGGACACAATCACGAACTGCCGCGGCTATCTTGTTGGCATCATCTTCGACGAGCGAATCAGCGAGTCCCATGCCGACGCGTTGTTCTCCGCCATGAATTGCCCATATGAGCGCTCGATCGGAAGAATCAAACTCATCGATACCAGACTCCTGCTCAATCACCTCGGGGCCGTTCAATCCAAGCCGGGCTTCGCGCGTCATGATTGTGTAGCTGGATACGCCCGCTACAAGAGACATGCCTCCGAAACACCCGACAGTGCCAGCAACGATTGTGATCACCGGGGCATGCTGACGAAGGGCGAGAGCTGAAGAGATAATCTCAGCAACAGCAGCCAAACCAAGGTTCGCTTCCTGAAGGCGCACACCGCCTGTTTCGAGCAAAAGCACTGCAGCTGTCGGTCTCCCCGCCTCGGAATCCTTCGTTGCGAGATCCAGGGCGGCGGTCATCTTGGCGCCCGATACCTCGCCGACGCTGCCACCTTGAAAGGCCCCTTCAAACGCAATGGC
Coding sequences within:
- a CDS encoding FtsB family cell division protein, which codes for MTRLNTTGAVPKRSSTIVRLYERGRLGWRKVATGAAAVLAVAMGYHVIFGQNGLTVYQQKRNDAQSLDSQLRSLQRENDLLKGHVERLQSDPNAIEHQAREELHYTRPGEVIVYMPAPAGSSSTGVAKQ
- a CDS encoding biotin transporter BioY — translated: MQSATSSQLGLTHRTGSLQESLSGKVVLTVAASAFVAICAHISLPLPFTPVPLTLQNFAVILIGMLLGPVAGFSAMVLYLAEGAMGLPVFTPHSIGGIAHLLGPNAGYLFSYPLAAATAGWAVRAMQRITTPFRAGLAAASLASAPIFILGAGWLAHLLHTSAAATWTMAIAPFLPGEIVKITAAAGIFSSIKRWRKS
- a CDS encoding biotin-independent malonate decarboxylase subunit beta, with protein sequence MNAPTLIPDFVNRKSFIELDARVRAQSFFDEGTWRELVGPFDRIESPWLAKQGIAPQSDDGCIVIKGKIGGSPAVAIAFEGAFQGGSVGEVSGAKMTAALDLATKDSEAGRPTAAVLLLETGGVRLQEANLGLAAVAEIISSALALRQHAPVITIVAGTVGCFGGMSLVAGVSSYTIMTREARLGLNGPEVIEQESGIDEFDSSDRALIWAIHGGEQRVGMGLADSLVEDDANKIAAAVRDCVHKGVPEKHRTEQVELYRARIAAINTSHQIDPATLRQQWANTKGGVR
- a CDS encoding malonate decarboxylase holo-ACP synthase; translated protein: MRRSMVCALHVHDLILLGTNSTIKSAEGEPACRYLNPKQRPWVVVRRGRISDGLIPVGVRGAQRHERCAGFTSLSEVLEIRPPDQLRLMLAEDSRRVLQAFRTLSHLESHLVGLDMNWGPGGSVGYELASGIPAVRADSDLDFILFAPGKLEITEAQDLWRMISSAPGKVDALVETPFCGFSLEEFATTSPRKILLRTSDGRILGSNPWNLSNGEDS
- a CDS encoding AEC family transporter codes for the protein MTSILLNALLPIFVGLLLGYIAGRRGVMDNLNVRNLIVLVMDFAIPCAMFSTISSTSWRVLREQSESAVMIAVVFVALYAASYIWARKSLKMSISDASVLALTVGFPNSAAVALPLLTNAYGPSSRVTAALSIAVGAITISPLTVALLESDKTSDGKGVSIQAVAIKFLRAFTRPVVWAPVLALGSVYFGLHLPSYVDGSLTILGSAASGSALILTGVVVSSQTFRFDRKVAWATAAIVLIQPLFALGITELFHMSHAEVRDITLISAIPGGFFGLVFGKSFNATPETASSGLIASYCVGAFSLAGWMLVLTKYL
- the mdcH gene encoding malonate decarboxylase subunit epsilon; protein product: MNTAFLFPGQGAQRPGMLHELVDDPAVQLTLDEISDVLRSDVRLLDSPEALNSTVSVQLALLASGVATGRALQRGGVTCCAVAGLSVGAFAAAVVAEAISLKDAVILVRSRAEKMEKLYPVGYGLAAVVGLNERQVTAIVDSVHTAASPVFVGNINAPRQIVIAGSIEGMQKVLEEGRRHGARKAELLHVSVPSHCPLLSSVADSLRLQLNSMQLKAPKFPYIANVNARAVRSASAVAKDLADNIAHGVRWHDATIVAEELGCNLFLEMPPGHTLADLAEENVPGVTASVVTSDLFRHVLRLAAA
- a CDS encoding ABC transporter permease encodes the protein MRTFFSDLKIAIRHLSKSPGFSATAILMLALAIGATTAIFSLVEGVLLRPLPFPDPSRLVVLSDILKGLDTGGGNNEAGVTAPDIRNYSRDTHSFTSLGGYHTTSYELSGVGEPANVNAARMSSGVFPALAVQPLMGRFFTKEEDDQHQQVMVLSYSTWQTRFQGDPNVLGRKVLLNRKPYLIIGVMPRNFEFPLVPGHLNRSEFWVPISFEPQELGTGSASWNFEMVGRLKPGVTIPQAIEDANVVAKETVRNYPAFMAGFSITSTVRPLDEETVEEARPLIRTLFLAVAVVLLIACANLAGLLLVRSIRRRREIAVRLALGASSSTLLWQAILESLVLSVSGGVLGLILAAIALRVGIQALPETLPRISEIGLDWPVVAFALVLAIVTGIVCGLAPAFAAIRTSVNDTLKEGGRTGTSGGGHARLRSVLVISEIAVALVLLAASGLLLRSFEKMRQVDLGFQPDHTLVASYSLPKKQYGNQTAVNEFSHELIARLQALPGVKSVGLTTFLPASGQNSSSAFVAEGHVLPPAAGGLDLGTSISVQGDYFRAVGIPLLKGRLFTPDDNANQPPVVIVNQMLAQESWPDQNPIGKRFRIGSETMTTPWATVVGVVSDVKENSPDLPLKQQYYKPVEQEEAMAGSLGSPDDINGNGGYIAVRTSMAPEQMENLLRSTVHSIDPQLPLTQVQSMEHALSDTEAPRRFNTALISSFAIIAVLLAVLGIYSVIAFSVALRVQEMAIRMALGSQRAGIVRLVVLSGAKLAIIGCAIGLVGAFAASRIIKTFLFGVSAFDPIVLTLATLSLLLLALAASLLPARRAASVDLTQALRSE
- the mdcE gene encoding biotin-independent malonate decarboxylase subunit gamma, with the protein product MNEQVGLRGRAWFKALTGSDTPNSGDPNSVLATTAAVENESSLFLCVVPDKNSRFPCVRDGQVGLEEAFTLATHVRAIIAEDRDKPREAKRPIIAIIDVKSQAYGRREETAGIFFAAATSADAYASARVAGHPVISLVAGQAFSGGFLTHGYQANRILAFDDAGIVIHAMHKEAAARITRRSVAELEKLGHEIAPMSYDVRDYAKLGLLCKLLHADDPQHPTSSEVAEVRKAITEAIADARNGKLDLSNRWESDAAKTTRRGTLAVRAALEAQWFNE
- a CDS encoding menaquinone biosynthesis family protein, with amino-acid sequence MITASTAIQEISIAHSPDSDDAFMFYGLATNKVRVPGYKFTHTLTDIETLNHRAINEAFYDVTAISFHAYPYLQDKYTLMSCGGSVGEGYGPMIVAPRKLSLDEVKKTRIAVPGTLTTAYLTLKLFAPEIETVTVPFDKIIPSVVAGEFDAGLIIHEGQLTYANDGLIKLLDLGQWWREQTGLPLPLGGNAIRRSLGAETLLTTTNALRDSIQHALDNREEALAYAMQFARDLDPTLANRFVGMYVNERTLNYGEDGKDAIRKLLAMGYDRGIIPHRANVDFIG